The Chlorocebus sabaeus isolate Y175 chromosome 11, mChlSab1.0.hap1, whole genome shotgun sequence genomic interval GGTCTGAACATTTCCTCCACCTGCCAGCCACCTGCTTTGAGCACCCACGAGAGGTAAAGGATGGGAAATAGGTACTTTGATGCTGCCTCTCATTCTCCTCAAACCATAGGCTAAGGGGTGCTGGCGGGCTGTTGCCTAGCAGCCCCAGGCAGCCAGACTCTGCTTCCAGACTCCAGTAGTCACAAGTAAGGTGCCTCCAGCCCACCTCACCTCTATTCTCCAGACGATGATCCCAGGGTCATTGTCCACAGCCCTGAAGGCACTGGTCAGAGACATGGTGCTTGTCTTTCCAAGACTGAAACATCACAGAACACAGGGAGGTGATGCCTCTCGCCATAATGGGCATCAATCCAGTTTTTCTGCTGAGTTGCTTCCCAGTCTGTTGTCAGCCATCTTGCCACACCCTCGTGGTGCATCCCTGCACCATTTCACAATGATGGGGTCAAGGACTTGTCCGTCCAGGTGCACATGGTCAGCCTGGCTGGCCCAGGGATTACCACCCATGAGTTCTGCTTCTCACCTGCCACTGCCCTTAACAACTCTGGTAATTGTCGTGATTATTTACCAAAGGGGTGATAAATATGTTAAGCCCTGTATTGATTCACTTTGCGTATGTTATCTCTAATTTTCAGAAGGTGATTTTCTTCATCTTACGTTGTGTGAATTTGAGGTTTAGAAAGGCTGAATAACTTGTACAAGATCACACTCTAGAATGAAATCCTTATCTGATCCCCAAACCTATGCTTCTAGCCACTTTGATGTACTACAACCCTTTCTAAACCAATCTAAGTTCAGTGGCATTTGGAAAGAAAAGCTAGTCAGAAAAAATACTTCGAAACTCAGTTGCCTTCTCTCACTCATTCCCTCTAATTCTTCCCAAGTTCCCTGCTTGCAAGGCCTTCTCCACAGTCAACTTTGACCTTCTCTTtggcttttatgttttttttttttttttgagtaaactATTCTAAAACTCAAACAACCCTTCCTTCTTTTGTCATATGACTACTATATTTCCTGTGCTTTCCAGATACAAAGGAAAGTAAAATGACAGGGCTGGGCCTGGGACAAAGGGTTCTGGGTGCCAGCAGGGTGTGGCCTGGTCTGGCCTGTGGACAGAtggcttcctttctccctcccacaCAGACCCAAGCTTCTCTGTGGAAGTGTGAACCTCAGACACTTAGACGTCTCCAGTTCCTTCAGGATTGGGCAAgtcagggtggggagagggaggaagtggTAAAGATCTAAGTCTGTGTGGGTCGTGTACCGTCTGTATTCAAGGAGCATCTTGAGTAATTAAGCACCTACCCATGTCCAAGGTCACGTAGAGGCTTTATAGAATTAAAATACCTGCTCTCAAGGAGCTTGAAATCTGATAACGTGCATAATTAATGTAAAGCTAGATGAATTTCTCCTGACAGGCAAAGGAAAAAGGATGGGGTTGATGGATTTacataagatttaaaaattcacCCAGAAAGGACTGTATGGATTTTTGCTATTTGGGGACATACTGTGCTTGTTAAGAGGAACATGTCTGACCATTGTTTTCTTGAACCTTGATGGACAAAGCCAAGTTGGAGAACATGCGCCATCTAGTATGGACATTGGCAAAAAACCATAAAGCACAAAGCAAACTCCCTTTGTCTACTGCTATAACAGGACTAAAGCAAGGCAATGGTGCAGAGCAGCCAGTGTTTGAGAATTTAATTTGATAACTTGTGCTGCCCCACCCTGTGCTTCTCAGAATTGCCAGGAAATATGGTGTTTGGGTTTTCTTCAGACCCTATGTAGCAGTCATTAAAGGCAAAAGCCATGAGCCAATTGGGGGAAGGGGACAAAGGCCAGTGAATTTATTCCTTGGAGACAGAACTGTCACCCTGGTAAAAGCCAAACCAGCCGGCAGCAGTTAGGACTGTGAGCCTCAGAGGCTGAAACCTGTCCCGTTTCCCAGCAGGAATTTAGGAATCAAGGAGCTCACTGGGCTGGGCACCCGGAATGCGAGAGGATAAACTCCAGGAAGGGACTTCCTGCCACACTGgaacacacagaaaacacagTTCTAACATCAAAGTCTCCCAAAGCTGcgtctctccttttctcctccctaAATCCTAATTCAGTGTTCTTTGAGGGGACTACAGAAACCCCTTGGGTGGGGGGCACAGTTTTGAGGTTAAAAGCCAGTGGCCTTTAATTCTCAGAGATGCCCTTATGGATGGACCCTGAGCAGAGGaagctgcttttgttgtttttgagacagggtcttgctctgtcacccaggctggagtgcagtggtacgatcacagctcactgcaacctccacctcctgggcttaagtgatccttctgcctcagcctcctgagaaggtgagaccacaggtgtgcaccaccatgcctggctattttattattttttgtagagacggggtctcactatgttgcccaggatggtcacAAGTtacaaattcctgggctcaaacaatcctcatgccctggcttcccaaagtgttgggattacaggtatgagccacttcTCTGGGCCAGGAAGCTGGTTTTAACTCCTCCTGCCTTGCTCCATAccatttttctctgaggatagGTGAAAGGGGTCTGTCTTTCCCAGCTTTTGAAAATGTGCCCTATATGTTCAGctgcctctaagggcttctactTCTCAACAAGAAGTTTGCAAAACTGGCGAGACTCTTGGTTCATTTTAAGTCTCATCTCAGAGGACAAAGCCAAGGGAATCTCAAGCTCCTGttcctttcatttattcctcattCAGGAGGATTAACTGGCATGCCCCCATAAATCAGAGACCTTACCTTGCCTTCTCGCTCACCAGCTTTCCCAGTTGTTTCCTGGCGAGTAAGCAGCAACAGCAGTATTGAAGAACCACTCCAAAGCAGGAGGCTCCGGGTCCGCTGCCTTAGCTTAGTAATGGCCGCAGAGACACTGGGTTATATTTGCTTGTGTTTGCATCTTAACTGCGTTTTCCTAGTCCTGGCCAATCAGAGCCAACCTAGCACTGAGCTTGACTTATTCAAACCAGAGGGAAAGCTTTATCCGTGCCTATTCAAAACAGCAAAACAAGAAGAGCAGACTTTTAAAGGCTTCTTTTAACTCCAGCTCCACGCCCTGatctaattgattttttaaaaagtgcacacAGCCCATCAATAATGCAGGAAAGAGGTTGGAAGGATATGAAATTTGCCATATTGTAGATATGGATGCATTATGGTGatgacaggaggcagaggctggagctgCCCCATGTGTGCCTGTGATGTCTAGGCTGGCAAGAGCCTCCCGAAGAAGCTTCTGGCATTTCTCAAAGGGAGGGGAAGTCTGGGAGACGAGCCAGGAgaattttattagttttgcttgttGGGGTCTCTATTAGTCATACAGTAAACCAATCAatatttgagtgcctactgtTTGCCAGGAACCATGCTGGACTCTCAGCTTCAGAGTTCCCAGTTTAGAAGAATCAGGGGCAGAGAAGAATCAAGACTCCGTTCCCAggcttggcgcggtggctcacgcctgtaattccagtactttccggggccgaggcaggcgatcacgaggtcaggagatggagaccatcctggctcacatggtgaaaccctgtctctactaaaagtacaaaaaattagctgggtgtggtggcgggtgcgtgtagtcccagctacttgggaggctgaggcaggagaattgtgtgagctcgggaggtggagcttgtggtgagtcaagattgtgccactgcactccagcctggggacagagcgagactccgtctcaaaaaaaaaaaaaaaaaaacaactccattcccagggccgggtgcggtggtggctcacacctgtaatcccagcactttaggaggctgaggtgggtggatcacgaggtcaggagttcaagaacagcctggccaagatggtgaaaccccatctctactaaaaatacaaaaattaaccgcacatggtggtgggcgcctgtaatcccagatactcaggaggctgaggcaggataatctcttgaacccgggaagtggaggttgtagtgagccgagatcacgccactgcactctagcctgggcaacagggcaagactgtatctcaaaaaaacaaaacaaaagactccATTCCCTTAGGGCTTCTGGTTGATGCCCAGAAGTCAACAGGACATCAAGCATATATGCTTGCTAAGCACCTGACTGCAATGGGGTTGATCACAGCAGAACTTGTGTAACCTTGAGTGGAAGCCCTATGTGGCATCTACAGCTGGTCTCCCGGTGGGTACAACATCCCACTCAGCCTGGGGTGCAGCTGCTTCACGGTGGAAGGGGTTGCGAGAAGAAAGGCGGTGATTGCTAAGGACTCAGTGAACACCTAAGGGCCAATGAAGGTCAGTGGCAGCTCACATTCCTGGATAGGTTTTTAAAACCACTTTTATTAATTAATTGTAAgtaatacaaatattccaaaaatataaacagacacttaaTGGCGTCCTGCATTTCAAGTTTTTGAATACAACAAATTTATCAAACCATGAATCTGTAAGCAAGGTAGTCAGCATCCCATAGCCCAGTTACAGTGGGAAGCAGATCCCCTACCCTTCAAGTGGCGTCTTGAAGGGGGAAAGCGGCAAGAGATGGAACATGATAAGCAAAAAAGCTCACGAGGCCCAAAGAGGAGGGTCCACTCCAGGGGCAGGCCCTACAACGTTAAAAGAATGGGGGCAGCTGGCCTGACCTCTGGCCTCCTCTTTCCTGGCTGAATGTAGATATTTACCGGCAtttagaaaaaaggagaaaaagacagaACTAAACCCCTGTTTAGGAAAAAGGGACCGAGGGACAGCAGTGGTTAAGTAATCCACTGAGGACCTGAAGGGGAAAATGAACTTACCTTTCTCATATACTTGACCTGGCTAGGACACTAAGTGCCAGACAGCCTTCTGAGGGGACTTTCTTTCTAAATGAGGCCTCAGGAACAGGTAGGGGCAGCAGAATAGAGTAACATCCATTTCCCAGGGAAAGACTGCCTTTACACTTCCCATGCTTTTAGCACAAAGCAGCGTCTGGGCCACTGTTACCAGAGGTGAGTTTATACATTTACAAAATGCTTAAaatctttgggaggcagaaggaagCTAAACAGAAGGTCCCAGGTTAACTGAAGGCAAATTCATTCAACCTTTCTAGTAAGGGACCCATGGGCCTACAGAGTGTCCCCTCTACAATGTGCAGAGTGGAAACCCTTACCTGACCCTTTTCCAAACTGGTCCTGTGTCCAAAGCTCCCCCTATGAGAGGGACACGAACATCAGGCTTTTGATTTAGAAGCCCAATCAGAGAGAGACACTGTGTCCCTGAAGAGGCACCTTAAAAGAACTGAACCTGGCAGGTAGGCAGATTCCTGGCATGGCTTGAATTGGTGCTGACCAAGCATGGTGGCctattacctcccaaagaccagTCTCAAGTGGGAGGGGCTGATGGTGGGAAGCCCTAGAACAGAGTCCGAGATGAAGCAGCTTCCTCCCTGTCTTGCCCTCCAAAATTGAGACTGGCCTGATTCCTCTGAGGAGCAAATTTTACAATCATCCCTCACCCTAACACACGGTGAAACTGGAAACCCGACAGCAAATGACGACTAGGCTGGCTCTGGTTCACATGAATGGACCCTGGCTAGGTTTGGCTGAGTAGCTTCTCTGGGGCAAGTGGGAATGGCATTGCTGTGGGGGAGTTGCAGGTGGGCAGGCAGGGTTCTGATGGGAGCGAGGCCTAGAAAGCAGGGGCTTCATGCAGATGCAGCAGGGACACTCCCACCAAGCCATCCTGGGCTTTGGTCATGGGCCCCACACCAAGCACTTGGACAAGCCTGTTAGGAAAGGGGGTGGCACACGCTCTTCTTTCATCTGGAAAAACATGGAGATCCAAGGGAGGGCGGAAAGGGTCCTAGAAACTCAAGTCAGCTTAGGGCCTCTTATTGCTTATTTAGTCAGAAGAGCCTGGCTGGGCCCATACAGAAAAAGATTTGGCCAAGGGCTAACCCTTAGGGTGGGGCTTGGAAGAGAGGCCCCTCCTGCAATATTAGGATAGCAGCCTAGGCCAGGTCTTGGGTCCAAAGCCACAGTTGGCTCTAAGGATCTGAGCTCCCGTTTTCCTTCAAGAGATGGTATTCCTGGCTAGCATATGGGGCCCTTTTCCCTTTAGGTACACTGGGACCCCACAGGCACCAGGGGAATGATGCTGGCAGAAATGACCACATGAGTTCTGGGGACTCTGTTCCACTTTGATTCCAGAGAGAAAGACAAGGCCCTATAACCTTGTAACAGGAGGGAAGGTGGCACCACAACGCTAGAGAAAGATGCCAGCCAGCCAGCTACCGCTGAGAGCACCAAGCTGCTGCTCTACCCTCTGCTTTTCTCGGAACTTGTTAGTTCCTGAGGCTGGACCTAGGGTGTGGCAATGGAAGGGATAATGGGGAAGAGTCCTGAGTGGGTGGTGTCCCTGCACCTGAAGCAATTCACAAATGCTTTGTGATACCTGCCTCCAGGGAACACAGAGATGGGAATAGGagctccctcccaccccaggagggagggagggaggagagaaccCCACCCACCCAGGGAGGCCACAATTAAGGCAGTGATGCTGAGGTGGGGCTCCTTTTGGGGAGGCCCCTTGTGCTCCCAATTACAGCAGCACTTCCTCATTTTCCACCCTGGGAAAACTTCCATTTCATGATGACTTTAATTCTAAAGCATTCACTATTAAGAACCTTTGAAAGCAGGAGACACCCAGAGTGCAGGTCTGAGGGGCTCACTCACTCCTGTTACCAGAGGCAGAAAGCATGTGCATTAGGCTGGCAAATGGCAAGAACACTCATTCCCCCTCAGCCCAGGAACAGCAGAAGTTCTGAGGCCCTCAGGAGGAAAAGCAACAGCCAGGAAGGATGAAGGCTGGAACAGACAGAGCTCAGTAGAGGATAGGCCCTGGGGGAAGACACAACAGGAAAGAGCCCTGCCCAAGAaatgggaggggctggggcagctTAGTTCTTCCCAGCCCTTGGAACAAAAGTCCTTGCACCAGCACCAGCAGAGAATCCCTGAAGAGCAGACTTATGGAAATGATCCCGAGCTCAGCTGATCCACAAGTCACGGGGACACACACGTCCACGCTTTGAGGATTTATCTTTTCCCTGCAACCCCAGCGCTGCCGACATTCATCACAGGCCCAGGATCGTAACTTTGTCAGAAACAAACCAGGCCCGACACTCCGTGTttagaaagagaattttaaaacagagtcaaaagaacggaaatcagtTATCTGTCCTCTTCCCGGGCAGGGAGAAAACCTCCTTCCCCACGTTTGAGACTATGGCTAGGTGGTGAGGAAGGCAGGCTCAGCACCCCAGCCTTGGGGAAACATAGAAAGGGCCTGTCCCAGGCACTCAGCTGGACGCAAGCACAGCCTTTGGGCCACAACACCTGATGGCCACTGGGTGCTGGTCTGGAAATAAGTCCTCATCTTCCCAGAAATGTGATCTTTTGTCTGCAGCAGCTGGCTGGAGAAGGATTTCAGAAAGGTGTGTGCCTGGAGTACCCAAAGGCATACCCTTCCTTTATCCTTGGCATAGGCCTTACAACACTGAGGAAAGGCCATGGTTTGGCAATGGAGCCTTCAATAGTCTTCATCCCTATAGAACTCAGTGGCTCTtagggtgacagaggagacaagCTAACTTGGGAAGAGTCTTGGTCTTTCAGCTTCTCCCCCACTGAAACACTATATGCTGGGGCCACAGTTCatggcaaaacacacacacaaacacacaatctCTCAAACACACATCTCAACAAGGTGGTGGCAGGTAGCTCTGGGTATCGTTGCTCTGGCATTCACCCACTCGGCATCTAAGCTGTCCTAAAGCTCTTTCCAATTACTTCTCACTCTTTACAGGCTGTGTGGTGAGGCACTCCAGCTTCTACTCTGTCACGCTGATCAAAAAGGCACAGTGTGGGAAAGTCCCCTACTGGGATGGCCGTCGCTTGGAAGCAGGGCAGGCTAAGGGGCCCGCAGCTGCCCAAGGCTGGTGTAGACGTCCTCTGCTCCGCTCAGCTCCTCAAAGATTGGGATCAGGTTCAGCAACTCAGTGTCTGCCATGTCATCAAACCAGGACTGCACAGGCACCTGGTGGGGGGAAGATGTGGTGTCAATCTCCCAGCTGCCgcttcctcctccctcaccccagAGCCCTAGAGGGTGGCTGGGTCTTCCTGGAGGGGTGTACTTCTCTGGTGGAGCCCACAGTTCCAGTCTGCTTCCTCTCCCAATCCCTACCGTGGAGACGTGTCAGGAGCACTCACTGCATTCTCAGGGTGGAAGATGTAAGAAGCAGGCGAGTTGTCCAGGATGAGAGTCTTCCTCAGGTCCCTACCCAGGCGGCTGAGGTCCTTGACATAGCAGCCCTGGTGGAACACGCAGGACTCACGGAATAGGCGGGCCCGGAACACCCCACACCGGTCCAGCAGGTCTGTCACAGGGTCGGCATACTAGGAGGAGAGAAGATGCCTTAGTATGGATGCAGTTCTGGTCCTCCTGTGGCACCCTAGGGACCAAAAGGGAGCTGCTGGaccacccctgtggccaccacaccCACTCCTGGTTCTTCCCTCTCACCCCTAGgtaccttggccaggctggcagtGAAGAGAACACATTCAAAGAGTTCCCCCATACGTCTCAGGAACTCATCCACATAAGGCCTCTTGAGCACATACACCTGAGGAAGAGCAGAGCAGCCTGTTGGAAGCCTCCCTGTGATGAAGCTTTGCAGTACCAGGTACCTTCACCAGTTACAGAGAGCAGCAAGGAGCTCTCAACCCCTGCAGCCCAGCCTCTTGGACTACCTGGCTGGAAGCCTGTGGCCCCCTGAGGGTCCACAGACCCTGAGAACTGGCTGTATCCCCTCACCAGGCTTCCAATGGATCAGTGGTCCCAACCTCAACCTGGTGCAGGAAGAAGTGCATACACCTTGTCCCAGGAGCCATCTCTGTTTCCCGCGGCAGACCATCAGCTGCCTCCAGAAACAAGTAATCAAGAATAGGCCTCACAGATGGAAACAGCCTATCCTGGATTACTTGAATCCAGCCACAGCCTCTATGGGAGCTTTCTGTCCTTGGCTCCAACAGGACAGTCTGTCCAGGTCACGATCAGGTAATGAATTGCACCAGGGAGCAGTGACTTTTTCCCCTCAATGGCCCCATTCTAGATAGATACCCTGCCGACTCTTGCTCTGCACCAGATTTTGTGCTTGCTTCTGCCAGCCACCCCTAACACTTGCGTCCACCTTTACGATCTTGCACATTCTGGCAAGTCCTTTGGCTACCTGACCCCCCATCGGTCTGCACTCTATTGCTTCCATGACTCTAGCCTACACAGGTGCTACCAGAAACCATTTCCACAAaggtcctttttcttttcttattttttagagatggggtcttgctgtgtgagGCCAGGCTGGTTgtaacttgtgggctcaagcgttcctcctgcctcagcctcccagagtgctgggatgacaggtgtaagccacggCGCCTGACTCCCAAAGCTCCTTTACCCACATAACTCCCGAGCTCAACGAGAGTCAGCCTCCCGTGACTCTCCCTCCTAGAGTGGGCCTGAACTGGCCACCAACTCACCAGACCCCTCAAGAGCTCTGCAGGTTCCTCTGTTCTAGGCAGCCACAACTTAGCTTCTGTTAGCCTGCCATTCCTTTGACCTCCAAcaagccccttcctcatcccaGCTATTCATCAAGTCTGGCATCCTTTCACCCACTTTGGGCAGGTAGTGCTCCCTTATTTTAAcctcatccttttaaaaattattcataccCTTCCTTGTTAGCCAGGAGTTCACAGTATGTATCTGTTTGAAAATACGCCTTCACCTGTTCTACAAGGGTTTAGCACATCCCTATACCCTCAGCTAGACTGTAAAAGGGCTGCTGGACCAAGCCTGGTCCTGACCGGGGCCTGGCACAGGACCTGGCAGGTCTTCTGGGCAGGCAAGCTGAGTAAATGGTCTTTCACTAGCGGTGTCACATGATCCTTAAGCCGGGACTGCCTGGGCTGCAGGCTGGAGCCTGGTCCGTTTAGATTTGAGTGCTCTTTACATTGACAGACATACATTGAGGACTTCCTCAGGCAGAATCCAATGGAGGGCCCCAGGGAAGGCAGTCAgagaaggcttcacagaggaggagaTGTCTGGGCTGGGGAGGAAGAAAGTCACTAGCTATTCAcagtgggggtgtgggggtggaGCATGCGCaagagggcattccaggcagagaaaatggTTACTACTGGTTTCCTTGCCTGTTACAGGAAAAGAGATACCTGGTTAAGGTATCTTTACAGGTATAGATACCTTTCTTAAGGAACAGAGAAATGTAATAAATTATGTTAACAGTGCTGGCCATGTGAGAGGATGGTGGTTAacaaatgatagctattattattaaataaaatgtaaactatttttttaaacagcttggTTGCAAAGAGAAAACAAGGGTGACAGCTGGGGGGGATATGGGCTGAAActttttttaagatgagaaagCCTTGAGTGTGAAAGATACCAATAAAAAGGGGAGGCTGGAGTTATAGAAAAGGGATTAGCTGACAGAACGCAAGCCCTAAGACGGGTGGAGGACCCCAGTACACGTGGGACAGAAGGCAGACCCCCCAtcctctgggctgggtgtggtcgGGCTGGCAGCTCACCTGGTGAGTGGTCCCCTCAATCTCTATAGGCACTATGAAGTCAGCATTGTTGATTGGCTGGAAGGCAGAAAAGTTAATGCTGTCAGCATGGTGGCAAAGAAACATGAGGCCCCCACCATAACCCTAGGTGGGTGGGGAGAAACAGGTCTTAGAGACTCCTGGAAGTGCCTCTGGCTGCCCCATTAAGGGGTTCTCACCCTTGTTCAAAATGTGATATCCCATTCTGGTTTTCCCTACTCCTTAGCACCTCCACTCTGACAAATTCTACCTGAGCTGAGAGTTTTGGGGCCTGAGTTTCCTGATGAGACAAGCAGGGGCAAGGGCCAAAGGTGATTCAACCACTCTTTTAGGCCTGCCCTGTACAGAGCCCTGGTGGCTGTCTGTGCTATGTGGCTCAGGGGCAGATGCAGCCTGTTGGGAGTGATTGGAGATAGCAGCCCTGGTGGAACACACAGGGTTCCTACTCAACAGTCTTTAGTGGGGCCTCTAGATACCTGTGACACCAGGGTGGCCAAAATGCCAGAGGCCTGGCCTTTTCCCTTCTAATCTCTCCTCTTTCCTCACCTTTAGGCTTCCTTACACAATTGTCGTCAGATTCACAAAAGGGCCCAAGATAAAGGTAGGAAGCGTTCCCCAGACGTTGAGTTACCTTAAATGAGCTATGCACAAGGGTTTCATCGAGGTCAATGACCACACAGATCCTTCCTtgatcttcctctgtcacctctGGGAGCAGGCAGGTCCCTGGGATCTAA includes:
- the CTDSP2 gene encoding carboxy-terminal domain RNA polymerase II polypeptide A small phosphatase 2 isoform X1; translation: MEHGSIITQARREDALVLTKQGLVSKSSPKKPRGRNIFKALFCCFRAQHVGQSSSSTELAAYKEEANTIAKSDLLQCLQYQFYQVRDSGLIPGTCLLPEVTEEDQGRICVVIDLDETLVHSSFKPINNADFIVPIEIEGTTHQVYVLKRPYVDEFLRRMGELFECVLFTASLAKYADPVTDLLDRCGVFRARLFRESCVFHQGCYVKDLSRLGRDLRKTLILDNSPASYIFHPENAVPVQSWFDDMADTELLNLIPIFEELSGAEDVYTSLGQLRAP
- the CTDSP2 gene encoding carboxy-terminal domain RNA polymerase II polypeptide A small phosphatase 2 isoform X2; translated protein: MEHGSIITQARREDALVLTKQGLVSKSSPKKPRGRNIFKALFCCFRAQHVGQSSSSTELAAYKEEANTIAKSDLLQCLQYQFYQIPGTCLLPEVTEEDQGRICVVIDLDETLVHSSFKPINNADFIVPIEIEGTTHQVYVLKRPYVDEFLRRMGELFECVLFTASLAKYADPVTDLLDRCGVFRARLFRESCVFHQGCYVKDLSRLGRDLRKTLILDNSPASYIFHPENAVPVQSWFDDMADTELLNLIPIFEELSGAEDVYTSLGQLRAP